The Cutaneotrichosporon cavernicola HIS019 DNA, chromosome: 3 region CCACCCAATGTCCCAGCTAGATCAGGGCAGGATCGGAGTTGGCGCAATCTCCACTCCGTGCAAAAGTTGTGCAGATCCCAAAAGAGTTAATTGGCGAATTGGTAAGAAGTGGTGCATACATCCGAGCTTTATAGAAATGGAGTTTTGGCATGTTATGCAAGACTTAACAGTGTAGCCGGCAACAGTCGGGCGCCAACTTATAAGCAGACTGGGGAGCTGGGGAGCTGGGGAGCTGGGGAACTGGGGAACAGGTTGGCTAGTCTGGCGGCGGTCACGGTCAATTAAATAACCAGAGCGGGGTCATTTGAGTCGTGCCTGTAGTGGTGAATCCGGCGAGGCTTTTCGATTAGCTATTTATTAGCCTCAATAGCAAATGTAAAGGGTCACATTTGGCCTGAACAAAATGGGCTGGGTTGCCTGGGTGGCATGGCTGGATTCCCCCTAAACCGAACGAACTACTGTATCTACAATAGAGTTGGTTAGGGATGCTCTGATTAGACCTTCTGGGGTAATCAGAATGAAATACACTCGGGATGTGTAGCGCCCTACGGCGTTCGTCTAATATAGCAGCGCCCGGTGGGGTACCGCCGACGCTGAAAAGCATACACTACCCTTTGCTGCCCCATGCTTATCTCGCTCAGTCTACAACGAGCGTGGCGTGAACGGACCATCTAGTCGAGGTCAATCATCTCCGGACTGGGTTCACTATGTTTGTGTACGAGCTTCGTGCGATCGACGGGTTGCTTGAGCTCCGCTATCAGCGCAGATCGTTGTGCCGAGCTGTCCAAATTGCGGTGTGGGTCAAAGCCAATCGCGTTGATAGCAGCTGTTGAGAAGACATGTCTCCGCGCCGTGGGCGTCACGGCTTTTGCAGCACCGCTAGTGCCCTGCCGCTCCGCCTCTGCAGCACGCAGGTACTGAGCACCAGGCGAGTTGTCGTCCTTacgctcgaggagacgcgCGAGAGACGCGGCGATCGCGGCCTTATCttcgcgccgccgcttaTTCAACCGGGTCGGTGGAGGCGCACTGCGCTTTCCTGTGTGTACGACCTTGCCTGCTCCGAGGACGTAGGTCGCACCATCGCTCTCTCCTTGTGGTATGCGTCGGACGCCAGCCCTGTTCTCGGTGCGGTACATGCCTTCCAATGCCGATGTTGCTGAGGCGAATTCCCCACGTCCACCGCGGACGCGCTTCAACTCCTCCAACTTGTGGTACTCGCACAGGCCGTCTTGTCGAGCGTCGATCCATGTGCTGCACACGGTACCGTCGCGCTTTTGCACGGGGCAGCTACCAAGGTCAGTCGCGTGCCCGATAATGGTGATGGAGGTAGCGGAGGTTGGGTTGAGAGCGAAGGGAAGTGTCAGAGGATGGGGTTTAGCTCCagactgctgtcagcaaGCACACTTGCCGAGTACACACCTTTAATGGACGTAGAATGCGCGGGCTGACAATGGCGATCACACTCCCGACAGCCAGGTTAGACCACTTCTCGTACGCGCCGCCGGATCCACCGCGGTAGGCCGGCTCTGCACCTTTGCAATAACTGGCGTTGGCCTCGAAGAGAAGGAGCTGGAAGTGCGCGTCACCGCTAGGTCGTCCACGCTGGGAGGGGTTCGGGAGAGAGACAAGCGTGAGGCTGATATACTTGCGCTGTGTGCGTTGCTTTGAGGCCTTGTCCTTGCTCTTTCCCTTGCCTTTCAGATCCCACTTGGATGAGGCCCAGGAGTCGTCATCCAAGTCGTCACCGTCATCGGCAGCTTCGCTCTCCTTGGCCCCACTCGTGCGCacctcgctgcgctcggcTACGACCGCAATCGTAACCcactcctcgtcgacgggcAGGCTGTATgtcgcgccgtcgcgactgaggcgcgcgagtgTGTAGATCCGCGCTGGCGGGAGGAAGTAGCGACCGCGCAGGTGTTCTTGAACCTCGGCGTGGGACATGGCGCGCtttctgctgtcagcgcgTGAAGCGGTCGAACTCACGATAGGCGGATGCCAGAGTTGGGTTCAAGGGAGCGCCATTCGTCCCCGTCCTCAGGATCTGGGCCGAACTCGCCCGGTCCCAGCCGCAGATCGTGAGAGGGAACAGCTGGTTCGGAACCGCTCCCACCGTCGTCTGCCCGTATCCGCGCGAGAGTCGTGGCAAAGCTGCTCCGAGACGAGGGAAGGGCTGGGAGTGCCGCCTTCCTAGGCCGAGAAGGTCcagaggccgaggcagaCGATGAGAACTTGGGCTGGGAGGGTGGAGCCGGGAGGTCGGAAGGTATCGCTGATATCAGCACGCTCCAGGATACGCGACACGCACATTTGGCCTTGGTAGGAGTGCTGTGTACAAGAACATTGGCTGCGTTCCTGTCGCGTTCTCGCGCGTCCGCGTCTgccttggcgaggcgctcTTGCTTGAACGCCTGGAGCTGCGCGATCTGGGCGTCGAGATCGGCCGTGTCAAAGGCCTCCATCAGAGTTGGCTACAATGGAGAGCGCGGCGGTCGAAGTTTGAAGGATTGCTCGAGGGATTGGGAGAGTGGCCAAAGCGCGTCATTTATTGTCAACCTCAgtcgcgtcctcgatccTTGACGCGTGGCTGATGACTATTTTGGGAAACGTGGTTTCCATGCTGTTTGACGTCACGTGTTTGACTTGTCCCTTACAACGGCCGCTTGGCAGCCCCGCGTCACCCCACACAAAACCGACAAGTGATTATTCGAGGTCCGATGCGGTACCTAGGTGGTGCTATTTGCTTGTAGTCTTTTAGCTATCCACTCCTCTCGTTACTTGTTACTGTTAATTCACACCAACATCCCTCAACTCGTCAACATGAAGCCACGAGATCACTCGCGCACTCACTCGCGCACACATTCGCGCACAGTCACTCCCCATCTCGACTTAGCCCCAGAAGCCTCAAACCACGCACGCCTAAATGGTGCCATCTCGGCCGGGGGAAGCTCCTATTCAACCCCGCGCCGATCTTACGAATCCGGCAGTGAATCTGAAGAGGCGGTGCGCGACGCGATTagagacgacgacgaccgtgGCATTGAGGAGACTCTTGAACGGCTTGGCTTTGGTGAGTGGACCCCGGAGACGAACTGGGTCGGTGACTTGGCTTGGTATGAGAGAGCCGGGCCGGTGTATGCCGTACTTGCCGGTGTCCACGCGTCCACATCCATCTTGCCTCTGAGCTCGCCGCCTGCTGCGCAATCGCCCATTACATTCATTGCATTACATTACATCGTCTCATCTCCTCTGATTCACAAACCTTCCACGCCTTACGCCCGTGACATGCTGATCCCGCAGGCGCGTACCAATGGCGTCTCTTCGCGCTCTGCGGTTGCGGATGGATGAGCGACAACAGCGCCCTCCAGTGTATCGCAGTCGTGCTTCcccgcgtccgcgtccaCTTCAATCTCGGAAGCGAGATCGCCGGTCTTCTCAGCGCCAGCATGATGGCCGGGGTGAGTGACACTCGTTCAAAAACGATGCACTTGGCTGACCTGCAGATGATGCTTGGCGCAGTTGGGTGGGGCGTCGTCTCTGATATCCTCGGACGCGCTCTTCCCTTCCACTCCACGCTTCTCCTCACCGCAATCTTCGGCATTGCAGCCAGCTTTGCGCCAAACTTCTGGGCGCTGTGCCTCTGCATGTTCTTCTTGGGTACGGCGGTTGGGTGAGTTTGGCCAGCACTGCAAAGCTGACCTGTAGTGGCTCCATGCCAACAGACGGAACTCTCTTCCTTGAGAACCTTCCCCACTCTAAGCAGTATCTCTTGACCCTCCTGTCagtcttcttctcctttgGGGCCGTCCTGGCATCGGGCGTTGGATATCTCCTTCTGCCGTCCGCAAGTTGCCGTCATCACGACTCGTGTGACTTTGAGAACGGGGCAAACAACGGGTGGCGCCATGTTCTCTTTACATTGGGAGCTATTGTAAGTGTGACCATGTAATCATCGAGCTGACGGACAGAACCTTGCCTGCGCCATTGCCCGCAGCCTCTTGTTCCGGCTGCACGAGTCGCCCCGTTATCTAGTCTCATCTGGACGCGACAAGGAGGCAGTCGTCGTTCTCCAAGCCATCGCCGACTACAACCGGCACTCCATGGACATTGACCATAATGACGTGCGAGTGTCGCAGGCAGCTGGCGAGTCTGGCGTGTCGGTCATGTCAAACCTGTCCGGGGCCGAAGAGGCCCGCGCGCTCATCCCGCCCTCAGACGAACCAATCATGTCACCTCCGGCATCCCCTATGGCGCCTATAAGCCCGCTCTCTCCACTGTCTCCCCTCACTCCACGATCGCGGAGTAGCCGACGCGGCGGGCGTTCGAAGCCCAGATTCGACTGGCTGCACGACTGGCAGAAGCAGATGGCCAAGCTGTTCTCGCCGCGGTGGCGCCGGACAGTCATCCTCATGTGGATCATCTGGGGTCTGATGGCGTTCGGTAAGCTGTTGCATCGACGCTgtagctgacaccagcgtACACCATGTTCAACGTATGGCTGCCGAGTGTGCTTGAGAGCCGCCAGGGGGATGATGACAACGCAATTGAGGGAGCTCTGAAAGAATACGTCTTGTACGCGGTTGCGGGCTGCCCGGGCTCTGTGGTGAGTGCCATGACGCAAACCTCACGCATTCCTGCCTGTGCTGACTTGTGTCCAGATGGGAGCATGGATGGTTCAGACCAAACTCGGCCGCCGCAAGAGCCTTGCGCTGTGCACGTTAGCGACAGGCCTGGCTATGCTCGCCTTTATCCGCGTACGCTCCAAGGTCGCCAGCACGATCAGCTCCATGTTGATCTCGTTGACTGGCACAGCCATGTACGCTGTGCTCTGTGAGTTTGCGTGCCGTTGAACGAACGCAGCACTGACCCTGACCCTTCAGATGGCATGACTCCCGAGACGTTCGGCACGAGCATCCGCGGGACAGCGTGTGGCACGTCGGCAGCGCTCTCACGTCTTGCAGGTGTGATTGCGCCTGTCGTTGCTGGAGTGCTTCTGGCGATCCAGCCAACGTTGCCGTTGAtcgtcaccgccgccgtctACGGTGTAACTGCTTTCAGCGCGCTCCTGCTTCCAAAGAGCCGCGTTACTCGTGGGTCTGGTGGTGGACAGATGCACTAGAGAAAGTCGGCGTGCGCAGACCAACAGGACTGTATCAATATATCTACACACGAGTATCGTGACGACCGTGGGAATGGCCGACTCGTCGGACATCCACAAACAGACGAGTCTAAGTCTGTCAAGTCTCGCGACAACATGAGCGCGCagcgctggcgcgcgcgatgaTGCCTCTTCGAAAGCATGTATCAAACTTGCATTTGCAGGACGCACGGAGTGAGATGTGGACGAGCGCACGGACCGCTTGTTTGGTTGGTAGGAGGATGTGAACCGAGCACGGGCCACgagtggggaggagaggaggggggagggctAACGGTgagtggggtgggggggcGCGAGGGCTGAATCACCCAAACTACTGATTTGACTCACAACAACAAtcccaaccttccctcctcactTCATTTCTAACCACTCTTTGTCTCCTCCTGCAATCAACCATCCTCTACTTCCTTATTCACCACCTCAATCTACCCGGTTACCCTCTACACACCACTCTCTATACATTACACTCGACCCAAGCATAATGGCACCCACCGCGAAGAAAGTGAAGGTATGTCCACTCTCATCACTCATTCAACTCATTGTCACCTTTCTCGATTGGGCTTACACACAGGAGCCAACCCGTCCTAAATCGTCTCGCCAAGCGGACACCGCAGCCAAGACCAAGGCTGCGGCTGAGGCGAAGCaggtcaaggagaaggagacgaAGAAGgtcgccgcggccaagaagaaggcgagCAAGGCGGAGAaagtcgccgaggagaaggagagcaGGTCGTccaaggcggccaaggagagCAAGACTACGAATGAGAAGTTGACCAAGGCTACTAAGGAGACCAAGGAGAAGATTAGCCGCTCCAAAACGGACGACAGCAAGTCTGAGCCAAAGAGAAAGGCGAAGACCACCAAGGCGCCGAAGGAGAAGACCACCAAGGAGAAAAGCGCGATCAAGACCGCAGCCAAGGCCACCAAGCCTGCcggcgccaaggctgcGGGCGTGGACTTTATCGCGACCGCACAGGCGATCCAGatcgcggtcgaggacatCGAGTTCGCAGCGGAGCCGAAGACGTTCAACACGCGGTAGGTCGGCGCTGTCTTTCATcactgacatcagctcGCACGGGTGGTCGGGCAGCAAGAACGCCAAGATCAACGGAAAGGACGTTATGGTGCGCTCCCCAATCATCCTCCCTGACTTCTAGATCACCATCAACGTTGTCGTTAAGGGGAgcaagaaggcggcggatgaggaggccgcTGACATGATGGAGGATGATAGGGACGCCGTTGCCGAGGGTCCCGCGGCCGCTGAGGACAGCGACATTGGTGAcattgacgaggccgacgacgatggcgatgaggttggtgacgacgtcgcggaggacggcgagttCACCGttggcgtccttgatgttgtcgaggacgacgacgagcacgagcacgagcacgccgaaatggtcgccgagctcccCATCGCCGACATGACGGATTCGTCAGATGAGGATGGGCCAAAGCTGGTGCCAGAGCCGGTGTACGAGGATTCTGACGAGATTGACCCAGAGactgtcgctgtcgctgaGGCCGCCCCGTCTCCTTCTAGCGCTGGTTCGCCTGCCCCCACTCCAGTGCCAGAGGTCAAGGCGGtgcgcaaggccaagcgTTCCGCGAGCGAGATGACGAAGACGTCCAAGAAGGGCGCCACGCGCAAGACGAGCAGCCGCTCGACGAAGAAGCGTCGTTCCCTTAGCGCCGAGTAGAAGTGTTGGAAATACTGTGCAGCGTGCCTGCACTGCCACTAGATGATGTGAGATGTATACTTTCGTCCCTTAATAGCTCGTACTGCACCGTCGCTCTTCCGTCCTGCAAGAGTGCCGCCCGGTGGTGTCTGCAGTGGACAGCAGGCTCATTGAGAAAGCAAGGTGTCCATATTGTACAATTCGTCCAAACTCGTTGACATCTAGGTGTGTCGCAGCGAGGGGACAACCTCACGTGGTCCGCCTCACGTACGCCGCCACATTGTGTCAACGCATGCAGAGACTCTGGACAGACTGCCAcagtggtggaggttgatACCGCAACGGAACCTAGCGACGTGCAAGTTGAACATGGGTAACTGGGTAGATTGAGCATTTAGTTTCCAAGCCTGTTCCCTTGCGCATTTACAATGATCAGAGTATTGGACAGCAGTACAGCAGTACAGCAGATTGATTGCCAAGGAACATCTCGCCGCAGTGGATCACCCAAGCCCTCTTAGCACCCATACCTCACTTCATACTCCACCTAACGACGTGAGTAGTTGGACATCTTTTCCTGGATTCTTGCTTCTGTACTAGTCATGTCCTGCGACGTATGCACAGTTATTTCACGTTCCTATGTGGTGGCATGGTTGGTCACGTGAcggacctccacctccacctcaccaTCTCTACAGTAAGTCGCGTTCCATCGCCACCTCACCCACCACTAACAACATCCACAATCACAACtaccacaaccacaaccaaAACCACAAACCAACACAACACCCACACTCATTACCATGCTGTCCATATCGCGCTTTGCGCGCATCTTCCTAGTCGCCCTCATTCTCGTGACGGTACCGACAGCGTTCATTTTCTACCCCGCTTCGTCATCTAAGGAAGGAGAGGTGACGGATAAACTA contains the following coding sequences:
- a CDS encoding uncharacterized protein (Primase zinc finger), which translates into the protein MEAFDTADLDAQIAQLQAFKQERLAKADADARERDRNAANVLVHSTPTKAKSIPSDLPAPPSQPKFSSSASASGPSRPRKAALPALPSSRSSFATTLARIRADDGGSGSEPAVPSHDLRLGPGEFGPDPEDGDEWRSLEPNSGIRLSKRAMSHAEVQEHLRGRYFLPPARIYTLARLSRDGATYSLPVDEEWVTIAVVAERSEVRTSGAKESEAADDGDDLDDDSWASSKWDLKGKGKSKDKASKQRTQRKYISLTLVSLPNPSQRGRPSGDAHFQLLLFEANASYCKGAEPAYRGGSGGAYEKWSNLAVGSVIAIVSPRILRPLKSGAKPHPLTLPFALNPTSATSITIIGHATDLGSCPVQKRDGTVCSTWIDARQDGLCEYHKLEELKRVRGGRGEFASATSALEGMYRTENRAGVRRIPQGESDGATYVLGAGKVVHTGKRSAPPPTRLNKRRREDKAAIAASLARLLERKDDNSPGAQYLRAAEAERQGTSGAAKAVTPTARRHVFSTAAINAIGFDPHRNLDSSAQRSALIAELKQPVDRTKLVHKHSEPSPEMIDLD
- a CDS encoding uncharacterized protein (Major Facilitator Superfamily) encodes the protein MKPRDHSRTHSRTHSRTVTPHLDLAPEASNHARLNGAISAGGSSYSTPRRSYESGSESEEAVRDAIRDDDDRGIEETLERLGFGAYQWRLFALCGCGWMSDNSALQCIAVVLPRVRVHFNLGSEIAGLLSASMMAGMMLGAVGWGVVSDILGRALPFHSTLLLTAIFGIAASFAPNFWALCLCMFFLGTAVGGSMPTDGTLFLENLPHSKQYLLTLLSVFFSFGAVLASGVGYLLLPSASCRHHDSCDFENGANNGWRHVLFTLGAINLACAIARSLLFRLHESPRYLVSSGRDKEAVVVLQAIADYNRHSMDIDHNDVRVSQAAGESGVSVMSNLSGAEEARALIPPSDEPIMSPPASPMAPISPLSPLSPLTPRSRSSRRGGRSKPRFDWLHDWQKQMAKLFSPRWRRTVILMWIIWGLMAFAYTMFNVWLPSVLESRQGDDDNAIEGALKEYVLYAVAGCPGSVMGAWMVQTKLGRRKSLALCTLATGLAMLAFIRVRSKVASTISSMLISLTGTAMYAVLYGMTPETFGTSIRGTACGTSAALSRLAGVIAPVVAGVLLAIQPTLPLIVTAAVYGVTAFSALLLPKSRVTRGSGGGQMH